The Canis lupus dingo isolate Sandy chromosome 34, ASM325472v2, whole genome shotgun sequence genome contains the following window.
AAGGATATCACGGAGGAGATCATGTCTGGGGCCCGCACCGCCTCcacacccacccctccccaggtATTGTCTGATCTTTGAGCGAGGCTCTTGCCTAGGATGGCTGTTCTGACCTGAGTTCCCACGTTCTTTGATCTTCTCTTTCAATGAAAGGATTTATTTCCCTGTTTTCCGTGGATTTTTAGGCAGAGTGAAAGTAGAAATGGCTCTAATAGAGAAGGGTTGTGGGCCTCTTCAGGGCAAACTTTGGTAACCCTTTGTGTCCTGCAGACGGGAGGTGGTCTGGAGCCTCAAGCTAATGGGGAGACACCCCAGGTTGCTGTTGTTGTCCGGCCAGGTAGGTAAGCAGGTGGGGCAGAGCTTTTATGGGGAAAAGGAGTGTGACTATTTCAAATGCTAAGGAGGTAGAGTAACTTGACCTGGGTGCCAGAGAAGAATGACTTGGGTTTTAGGTAGTGGGATTTTGCAAGTGGGCCAGATTTGGGGTGAGAAGGGGAAAGGCCTTAGGTAGGAGAATGTTGCAGGGGTATTAGGCTGGGAATGTCTTGGCtggcaggaggaggaaaaaagtagTGACCTGCCTTTAATGATTTGTCTTTCCTGTGGTGTAGATGACCGGTCCCAGGGAGCAATCATTGGGAGCCGGCCGGGGTTGCCTGGCCCAGAACACAGCCCTTCAGAATCCCAGCCTTCATCACCTTGTCCGACCCCATCACCACCCCCAATCTTGGAACCGGGGTCTGAGCCTAATCTCGCAGTCCTCTCCATTCCTGGGGACACTGTGACAACGGGGATGATCCAAATGTCTGTAGAAGAATCCACCCTCATGCCCCGTGAAACTGGGGAGCCATATTGCCTCTCTCCAGAACCCACTCCCCTCGCTGAACCCATACTGGAAGTAGAAGTGACACTTAGCAAACCGATTCCAGAATCTGAGTTCTCTTCCAGTCCTCTCCAGGTTCCCACTCCCTCTGCATCTCACAAAGAGGAAATTCTTCCTGAACCTAATGGCATGGTCCCATCTGAGGATCTGGAACCAGAGGTGGAGTCGAGCCCAGAGcttgctcctctccctcccccagcttgtccTTCCGAATCCCCCACGCCCATTGCTCCAACTGCCCAACCTGAGGAACTGCTCAACGGAGCCCCCTCGCCACCAGCTGTGGACTTAAGCCCAGTCAGTGAGCCAAAGGAGCAGGCCAAGGAGGTTACAGCATCAGTGGCTCCCCCCACCGTCCTCTCTGCCACTCCAGCTATGGCTCCTCCAGCTACTTCCCCAGCtcaggaggaggaaatggaggaagaggaagaagaggaggaagaaggagaagctggagatgctgaggctcagaagggaggagaggaactTCTCCCCCCAGAGAGCACCCCTGTTGCAGCCCACCTGTCTCAGAATTTAGAGGCAGCAGCTACCACCCAAGGTAAGGTGTGGCTGGATGGTGCAAGTGGGTTGGGCTgaaaggtgttttttgttttttgttttttctttcttttcattgatGATCTCTCAATTGTGTGGCACTGTGTCTGGGTCATAGAAACCCTTTGATGAACCTAAGAGATAAAATTCCAAGATTAAGGGATTTTAATAGTCTGGGGTGGGTATGATGGAAAGATGAAATACTGTGGAGTAGCTGCTGCTTTTTATTTCCCCAGGGAGTAGGGGTACTCCATAAATTattcccactttttttcttttttttaacctcccaAATAGTGGCGGTGTCTGTGCCAAAGAAGAGACGGAAAATTAAGGAGCTCAATAAGAAGGAGGCTGTGGGAGACCTTCTAGATGCCTTCAAGGAGGTAAAGGAGCAGAAAGTAATGGAGGGGAGAGGACAGAGTTTGGGTATGAACACTAGTCATACTGCAACCAAAATGAAATATCCTACGTGTCCTACGTGTGACCTACAGGTGAGCCCAGGAGTACCAGAAGTGGAAAATCAGCCTCCTGTTGGCACCAGTCCTGGCCCGGAGCCTGAGGGCAGCAGTGGACCGCCGAGGCCTGAGGAAGCAGACGAGACCTGGGATTCAAAGGAAGACAAAATTCACAATGCTGAGAACATCCAGCCCGGGGAACAGAAGTATGAGTATAAGTCAGGTATGCTGAAGGAAGGGCTGAGCAGGGTTGGGTATTCTTGCCAGGGCCCCGGGAGACAAAGGTATGATTCGCTCATCTCGTCTTCCTCGTAGATCAGTGGAAGCCTCTAAACCTTGAGGAGAAAAAGCGTTATGACCGTGAGTTCCTGCTTGGCTTTCAGTTCATCTTTGCCAGTATGCAGAAGCCGGAGGGATTGCCCCATATCAGTGATGTGGTGTTGGATAAGGTTGGTAGGCTTGAGGGGGAGGAGTCATTTGGGGCTGGCTGGCTAGGGGAGGAGCCTGAGGTCCTGAAAGAGTAGTCAAGAGCCCTAGTCTGTTTCTCATGCCTTCCCTGTCTTCTTTGCAGGCCAATAAAACACCACTGCGGCCACTGGATCCCACGAAACTTCAAGGCATAAATTGTGGTCCAGACTTCATCCCTTCCTTTGCCAACGTTGGCCGACCAGCCCTTAGCAACCGTGGGCCCCCAAGGGGTGGGCCAGGTGGGGAGCTGCCCCGAGGGCCGGTGAGTGGGACTGGTGAGAGGGGCGGATGGTCAAGGGTAGTTGGGGGATGGCTCCTTTGTCTTTTGGGGAGAAGGAGGATATTTGCCTTAGTGATGTGTGGTGGCGGTGTCACAGATTGTGCTGACTAGCTCTGTGTCTTCACTCGTCCTCACTCCTTGCTTAGCAGGCTGGTCTGGGACCCCGGCGCTCTCAGCAAGGCCCCCGAAAGGAACCCCGCAAGATCATTGCCACAGTGTTAATGACTGAAGATATAAAGTTGAACAAAGCAGAGAAAGCCTGGAAGCCCAGCAGCAAGCGGACAGCCGCTGATAAGGATCGAGGGGAAGAGGATGCTGATGGCAGCAAAACCCAGGTAATGATCAGTGTTGTTTTTGCTCTCCATGTCTTCTCTTCAAAGTCTGTCCTCTGAGCCAATTTTGTCCTCTTCATTTCTGTCTTCCTTATCACCAGTATCTGAGTCCTTACCATTCTCTCATCCCTCCCAGCGACCTCTTCTGAGAACCTCACTGGATTGTGTCTTCTCTGTTCCCTCTACCAGGACCTGTTCCGCAGGGTGCGCTCCATCCTGAATAAGCTGACACCCCAGATGTTCCAGCAGCTGATGAAGCAGGTGACGCAGCTGGCCATTGACACCGAGGAACGCCTCAAAGGGGTCATTGACCTCATCTTCGAGAAGGCCATTTCAGAGCCCAACTTCTCTGTGGCCTATGCCAACATGTGCCGCTGCCTCATGGCGGTTAGTTTCCATTGTTACTAAACATTGTGGTCTAGTTTCCTACTTCTCTTCCTAAGACTCCTTGAGTCCAGCTTCTTGGTTCTCTTCCAGCCTGCGCTGTTAATGGCAGCCAGGCGGTGGCAGAGTGGGAGCTGAGGATCTTCCTGGGTTAGATAGCTAAAGACTTTTGGAGGGCCTACCTGCTCAGGACTAACGTGATACTCTCTTTGACATACAGCTGAAAGTGCCCACTACAGAAAAGCCAACGGTGACTGTGAACTTCCGAAAACTGTTGTTGAATCGATGTCAGAAAGAgtttgaaaaagacaaagatgatgATGAGGTTTTTGAGAAGAAGCAAAAAGAGATGGATGAAGCTGCCACGGTGAGAGAAAACCCACCAACCCCACAGTCCACCCAGATGCTACTTTGCTATAGAATAGGGGGTGGGGAAGTAAATGGAAGTTGGGGGTGATGGTGTTTTGGGGATTTTCTCTGCCTTAAGACAGGAATACTTGCTGCTGGGGTTAGGAATCTAGATAGTGGAGAGAAGGATTTTAGCCCAGTGGCTAGGTAcctttttgatggatttttgtcctATAACTGTCAGGCAGAGGAACGAGGACGCTTGAAGGAAGAGTTGGAAGAGGCTCGAGACATAGCCCGGCGGCGCTCTTTAGGGAATATCAAGTTTATTGGGGAGTTGTTTAAGTTGAAGATGTTAACAGAGGCTATAATGCATGACTGTGTGGTTAAACTACTTAAGAATCATGATGAAGAGTCCCTTGAATGCCTTTGTCGTCTGCTCACTACCATTGGCAAAGATCTGGACTTTGAAAAAGCCAAGGTGAGGGTCTTGGGTTGGGGAATGGGACAGGCTGAAGTGCCAAGTGCCTGGGGCTTGCTGTCCACTGACAGACTCCTTGTTGGGCTGCCGGGTGTGAGTCATCGAGCTACAGTGATGGACCTGAGGGTCTAAAGAGGGGCCGGGCCTACAGTTGAAGGTAAGGTGTCACAAGCTCCTGACCTGATCCTTTTGCTTCTTCCTAGCCCCGAATGGATCAGTATTTCAACCAGATGGaaaaaatcattaaggaaaaGAAGACTTCATCCCGAATCCGCTTTATGCTGCAAGACGTGCTGGATCTGCGACGGGTGTGTGTCCTCTCCTTCTCACTGCTGGTCTGCTGCCTGTATGCGTATCCAACATTGCTTGGTCTGGCCCTCTGATATGATTATCTTGTGACTGGCATTCTGTCCCCACAGAGCAATTGGGTGCCACGCCGTGGGGACCAGGGTCCCAAGACCATTGACCAGATCCACAAGGAGGCTGAGATGGAGGAGCACTGGGAGCACGTAAAAGTGCAGCAGCTAATGGCCAAGGGCAGTGACAAGCGTCGGGGTGGCCCTCCAGGCCCACCCATTAGTGAGTTTGGGACTCCGGTTACGAGGGGGCAGAGTGAGGGGTTAAACTTTCCACTGATGACTTCTTGTTAGTGCCACGTGTCTGGGCCACTGAGACCACATGATGGAACTGAGGATCTGAGGAAGGGGGTCTGGGGGTAGCCCCAGGTGATCGGGGGGCTAGGAGTTACTCATTATTGTAATATACTCTTTGTCCCAGGTCGTGGCCTCCCACTTGTGGATGATGGTGGCTGGAACACAGTCCCCATCAGCAAGGGCAGCCGCCCTATCGACACCTCACGACTCACCAAGATCACGAAGGTAGGGGGGCGTATTGGAGGGTGTCACTACCTAGTGGTAGTGGTCATTGGAGGGAAAAGAGGGATCAGTTGGCATTGAACATAGATTTGGATCTTCATCTCCTTACTTCTGAGGTTGAAAAGGTGATGGCTTTCCTCTTGGACTAACTGGTTAGACTCCTAGAGACAGGACTGCCAGCTCAAGAAGATGTATTCACATCTGTCTGGGCCAGCAAACTCGCACAGCAGATCTGTCCCATTCCTTCTCTACATTCCACAGCTAAGAAGCGGCTTTTACAGTTTtaacagttgaaaaaaataaaatggatgattTGAGTAATGAAATTACtcaaaatgtaaatttcagcatgcataattttattagaaaacatGACCAAATTCATTCCCCTTAAGTATTGCGAGTGACTGTTTTTGTGCTACAGTGGCCATGTGGAATGGTTGAAATAGAAACTATATGATATGCAAAGCCTTaagtatttactatttggcctttTAGAGGAAAAGTTTGCCTGGCTCCTGGTCTATGCCATTTGCTACTGTGTAGCTATGGGCTTTGGCCAGATCAGACTGATGCTCCACTCCACTCCCGTTTCCTTCCACAGCCTGGCTCCATTGATTCTAACAACCAGCTCTTTGCACCTGGAGGGCGATTGAGCTGGGGCAAGGGCAGCAGTGGAGGCTCAGGAGCCAAGCCCTCTGATGCAGGTACTTGAGGCCATCGTAAGGAGCTGGGGGCCTAGGAATCCTCTTATTTGAGGGCAGAGCCTTATTTGTAGGAGAGGCTTTTGTATAAAGTGGTTGGGTAATAACAGGAGGCTTATGCTTGGGACGAGGGGGACTGAATGAACTGTGTTCATGTTGGGAGTAGGACCAAGTGTCCTAAACTGGCGAGTAGGAGATGGAATGGAAGAAAGTAGGAAGAGATTTTGATGTGGGCTTTCTGCCTCCCCAGCATCAGAAGCTGCTCGTCCAGCTACTAGTACCTTGAACCGCTTCTCAGCCCTTCAACAAGCAGTACCTACAGAAAGCACAGACAGCAGACGTGTGGTACAGAGGTGAGGCTTCCCCTGCGAGTGTCTTTGTTTTTCACGTGGGGAGTACTGGGATTGGGCTTTGGTGGTTGCCATAGGAATCCTCACATCTGTAATGCTCATAGTCCATGGCTAGATGGGGGCACATTCCAGATTCCAGGAACTATGCCTGATGATTGCTGAGCTTGTTGGAAAGTTCTACAGGAGAGTGCCTAGGCAGTACAGGTGAGAGGTGACATGCCTGTTTTTTCTCCAGGAGTAGTTTGAGTCGGGAAAGAGGTGAGAAAGCTGGGGACCGGGGAGACCGCCTAGAGCGGAGTGAACGGGGAGGTGACCGTGGGGACCGCCTCGATCGCTCTCGGACACCTGCCACCAAGCGGAGCTTCAGCAAGGAAGTGGAGGAGCGAAGTAGAGAGCGGCCCTCCCAGCCTGAGGGACTGCGCAAGGCAGCTAGCCTCACAGAGGATCGGGACCGTGGGCGGGATGCCGGTAAGGGAccgggagaggaagggaaaggtaaGGTGTGGGTTTGGGACTAGCCAGCCTCCAGTCTTCAGAGCTCCAGGTCTTTCTTGCTAGGAAAATTGGAACTGAAGAGTCTCTGATCTGTTTCTCCCCCCTTCAGTGAAGCGAGAAGCCACCCTGCCCCCAGTGAGTCCCCCGAAAGCTGCGCTTTCTGAGGAAGAGCTGGAGAAGAAATCCAAGGCCATCATTGAGGAATATCTCCATCTCAATGATATGAAGGTAGGCAGTGGGAGGTGTCTCAGTGACAGCAGGGTGGCCAGGGAGGGACATGTGCTGACATGCATGGAGTGTGGGGTTAGGACCAGACAGTGactgccctctccctcctgcccacacTCCTGCAGGAGGCAGTGCAGTGTGTACAGGAGCTGGCCTCACCCTCCCTGCTCTTCATCTTTGTGCGACATGGCATTGAGTCAACACTGGAGCGCAGCACCATTGCTCGTGAGCATATGGGGCGGCTGCTGCACCAGCTGCTCTCTGCTGGGCACCTCTCCACTGCTCAGTACTACCAAGGGTATGTCTTCTGAGGGCCTTCTACTTTTACATCCCACAGACTTCCTTTCTTTGTGTAGGATCTGTGGAACCTTGGATGAGAGTATAGCCATCCCGGTTAGCATTACTTTTGGCAGGGGTAGAGTGTACCATGTAAGGACAAAAGTGTGGCCTTGGCTTGAGATAATTGCCCCATGTCTAGGAAGTGTTCTTGAGGGTCTCCACAGTGGATCCTTTAACAATGTCATCTTGCCCCAGAGGGATGGTGGGGGTCCAGCTTACCTTTCCTAGAATGTatgatttctttctccttaaaagatttatttttatttgagagggagggagggcaggcaggcaAGTGGAAGGAGGGGTAGAAGGGGAgagaaacctcaagcagactccccactgagcatggagctagacagggctcaatcccaggaccccaagatcatgacctgagctgattaCCGAGAATCAGATATTctgctgactgagctacccaggtgcccctagaatgcCCTGACTTTGAATTCCATTTGCAGGCTGTATGAAATCTTAGAATTGGCTGAAGACATGGAAATTGACATCCCCCACGTGTGGCTCTACCTAGCAGAACTCATAACGCCCATTCTGCAGGAAGGTGGGGTACCTATGGGGGAGCTGTTCAGGTAAGCCCCCTTTGGGGATTCAGGGGAGGTAAAGACAAGAAGAAAGCTGGGGAGGGGGAGTACATATGGCAGGTTCAATGCCTGGATttggggagggatggggcagTGTACTGACTGAGTGAGCCATTAACActctgtaatttcctttttttctctataggGAGATTACAAAACCTCTGAGACCCCTGGGCAAAGCTGCTTCTCTGTTGCTGGAGATCCTGGGGCTCCTATGCAAAAGTATGGTAAGTAAGAGCCTTTTGGGGGTGATGTGTAGAGACTTCTCTTCCGACCATGCTCTTTTGGCCAGTTGCTGTGACCCTGATGGCTCATGGTCCTTTGGTGGGATGGGGTTAATGGCGAGGGTGGTGCTGTGTTGGTACCTGAGAAAGGAAATGTCGAGGCTGGCGCTGGCACTCTCAGACCAGTTCCTGTCATGAGTTCTGGCTAAGACTGGAGGACAGTGACAGTCTGAGACCCTAAGCCCTTGATTGATTCTTTGATTcaatcaatcattcattcaactaacatttttttttaaacatgtaccAACCACATAGTAGGCACTGGGGATAGCACATTGAATAAAACACAGTTAGGAAACTGGCTGGAAGAGAAAAGTAAGAAATGACAGCTTAATAAAAACAGTGTGAAGCAAAGCGTGAAATAAAATAGTAGAAATGGAGTGCCTTGAGTACTGTGAGGTTGCAAAGGAGTTTCTCTTTGGTAATAATGTTCATGACAAAGCTTCCCAGAAAGTTGCTGAAACTGCTTTGTAAAAGTTAAGTGGTATCTAGCAAATGTCATAGCAGAGAGACCGGAAAGGCCAGTGGGCGGGGCACTCTGTGGCAGTGAGAGCTGGGAAGAGCACTTTATAGAGTATAGTAGCTGCCCCCAGGATCTGGGCCCTGGACAATGAGTGGAAAAGAATTGCTATTTCAGTGTTCTGTTAATCCTTTTAGGTAGAAACCTGTGTTAGGATAGTCTGtatttgaaaaaagagagaggcatgTTGAACTAGTgtgtatttcattgaatctgtggTACAGCAGGTTGTGGGATATGTTATTGCTACCCTGTTAGTAAAGAAAAGACATGATCATTTGCTTAAATGTAATATATCAACTGTGAGAGGACTTCGTTTTAGTGGCCTCAGaatgagcatttttaaaatttgtgaagtATGGTAGTCTTATTAAGGATTAATGTCATTCTGAATATTTGTTATTATACACATagaactttaagattttatttatttggtagatctagagaggcagaggcagaagctcctgagcagggagcccgatggcaGGACTTgttcctaggaccctgagatcatgatgagcTGAGCCTAgggcggacacttaactgactgagccacccaggcacccctgaatatCTGTTATTATAGAGTAATGCCTCTGGAATCTCTTGTCCCTTCACAGAAAATGGGCTCAGACTGTTTGTGAGGATTTCTGATTTGCCTTGGGGTTGTGTGGGGGGATTTATCTGCTGCTTAAATTTTTTGGACTTGGTAACCAAAAAGGCTTATTATTTGTGAGATGTCCTGTCTCATGAACATTTGTTATAGCTTGGAATAATGAAAAACTAAGCTATTCTAGAAAAAGAAGTGTAGAGGAGTGTGGAAGGCTTAAGTTGAGGTATTTGGATTTGGTGTTTTACCTTTCTCAGTAAAGGTAATCCTGTGAAAGCTAATTGACCTCTTCTCTAGAGGCTCTTAGGCTATTCCTCCTTGCCCTTGCCATTTCCTAGCACTGTGGTAGGTGATTTCTTGTGTCTTTGAGTGATTATTGGCTGATATCTGTATCTGGTACTAGCCTGTAGGCATGGATAGATGGTGTCTTTTCGGTACTTCTGTAACATCCTGAAGCCCCTAGTGGGCACATAGTGACCttgtagtaaatatttgttgggtgacATTTGCAGAGCTAGGTCTTGGAGGGAGAGAAGGTTGCTAAATTGTTCTTGTATTTTCTAGGGTCCCAAAAAGGTGGGGATGATGTGGCGAGAGGCTGGACTCAGCTGGAAGGAATTCCTACCTGAAGGCCAGGATGTCAGTGCATTCGTCGCTGATCAGGTTTGCGGCTAGAGTTAGATTAATTCTAGCATTTGGGACTGgccattcttcttcctcttgcttCAGCACACTTACGTGGTACACTTAACCTCCTGACTGTGGGTCTTATTTAGAAGGTGGAGTATACCTTGGGTGAGGAGTCAGAAGCCCCTGGCCAAAGGATGCTCTCCTCCGAGGAGCTGAACAGACAGTTGGAGAAGCTGCTGAAGGAGGGCAGCAGTAACCAGCGGGTGTTTGACTGGATAGAGGTATGTTTCTCCTGGGTATTGGGAGAGACGAATAAAGGAGAGGCAGTTCTTGGTGTGCGGGTAGGGGCATAGTTCTGAACTCTAGGGccatttgtttctcttctgcaCAGGCCAACCTGAGTGAGCAGCAGGTAGCATCCAACACACTAGTTCGAGCCCTCATGACAACTGTCTGCTATTCTGCAATTATCTGTAAGAGGAGCCAGGGAGATGGTGGGGCAAGGGTGGGCCCAGTGGacaaatggagggagggaagttTTAGTCTTTGCCTCCTAGTTATGGACCAGGGTGAGGGTGCATTAGTCCACTTAACTCTGTCTTCCTCCCTGTAGTTGAGACGCCCCTCCGAGTGGATGTTGCGGTGCTGAAAGCTCGAGCGAAACTGCTACAGAAATACCTGTGTGATGAGCAGAAGGAGCTGCAGGCACTCTATGCCCTCCAGGCCCTTGTAGTGACCTTAGAACAGCCTGCCAGTAAGAATCAGGCTGCAGGGCGTGTGGGTGGTTGCATAGCCTGAGAGCAGGGGGCAGTTGTGGAAAAGGTCTCAACCCAAGAAAGGGGGGTGGTCCCCAGAGAGCAAAACATCCTGGTGGTTTATTTGCTTTCCCCTGCactgtttgtttccttgcttacAAGTGAAAGGAGTTAAGACTCAGCTTTGAAGGTTAATTGACTGCCCTTTTTGTGCCTAGCCAGCTATTAGATGCCTTGAGCATGGAGGTGAAAAGTgatacagccttttttttttttttaaatttctgagagCGAGCAagccaggggaagggacagagggagagggagaggcaagctccctgctgagcagggaggccggcacggggcttgatcccaggaccctgggatcatgacttaactgagggcagatgcttaaccgactgagccacccaggtgccctgcaataataatttctttcttttttttaaagttattttttgagttctctatttttaagattttgttcatttatgagagacagagagagaggcagagacacaggcagagggagaagcaggctccatgcagggagcctgatgtgggaatcaatcccgggtccccaggatcaggccctgggctgaaggtggcgctaaaccgctgagctacccgggctgcccgcaatAATGATTTCTAAGTACCGAATGCTCTTGCAGTCTGGCAGGGGGCTGAgaggtttttctttccttcatttaattctcacaactgtTGTTTAAGGTAGATGCTGTTACCCCTTTTCCATATTGTGAGACTGAGGCTTAGTTAACATGCCTGAGATTATGCATTTGGCAAATAGGTATGTGCTAAGACACTGGGACATTGGCAGTGATTAAGTTGAACACAGGTCTTGTGTTGGCATGGAGTCTAACAACACAGTGGTGATGAGTGTTAGAACATGGGTCCTGTGGGGTGCTCTCTGGGGACACCTAGTGTAAGGGATAATGAGTGGGAATTGAAAATGGCAGCCAAATGACAAATGGGAGGGGGATACTTGAAGAAACTGTGTGTGTAAAggaaggccctgaggcagaaaggaCTTGACACAAGGTAAAAGAATTGCTCAGGGAGGCCAGTGTGGTTGAGCATAGCAGCCAGTTGTGTGTGAGGAAAGATGGGCCTGGAGAGATGGACATGGGGCCAGGTCATGCGGGGCTGTCTGAGCTGTGGGATGAGTTTTAGCCTTCAGCTTAAGGACAGGAGAAAGCTTTGTGGGATTTTAGTTTTTCGCTCATTCTGGCCATTTAGTAGGACGAGTGGTTTGAAATGGGATGAATGTAAACATGGTAAGAGCGGCAAATTAGAAGCGGGTTGTGTTGCTGGTGGCTCAAACTTGCTGGTAGCAGTGGAGCTAGGAAGGGTGTACTTACAGTTAAAATGTAACACTGGGGTCAGAGAAAGAGGTGATGAGAGAGGGATGACTTTCAGGATGCTTTTAGCAGGTGAGGTGATAGTGTGGTACCATTTACCCTATGGGGTTAGGAACACTGGATCAAGTCCAGTTTGGTCATACTGAGTTTTGTGGTCCCTGGTCCAGGTAATCAGAGATGTCAGGTGACAGCTGGGTATTGGAATtcatttggaaaggaagaggtcAGGGTTGGCAGCTGATCTGTGAGAAGCTGGCACAGAGTAACACATGTGCAAGTTACCAGAGGATATAGATTGCCTGAGACAAAGTGATGAGATCCTAGGATAGAACATTGAGGGAAGTGAAGGACCCACAGGTAGGGATCAGAGGAAGACGGCGCTTTGAACAAAGGACAGTAATTTTAGGAGCGGGAAGTGGTCAATGATGGTAGATGCTGCTTGAGAGTTCATAGGAACAGACCTGAACATTTTAGGGCCTTTGGAGTGTAAACACACGGAGGCCACTCTGGTATAAATAGTATTTGGTAGAGCAGAGGGTAATCTGGATTGGAAAGGACTGAGTAATACTTGactgagacaggaagaaaggaaaatagctaAGTGTAGACAAGGTCTTTGGATTTAGATAATCTTTTGTccaaagacaaaaatcttttGTTCGAGTGTAAGAGATAATGGTTGTAAAGGAGGCCCATTGTGTTTAGATGGGATAAACTTGGGCTTGAAAATATAGGGCAGACTGGATAATTGATTATGTAGGATCCCCAGGGTAGGTGTGCATGGGATTTGGAACACAAGTTTGGGATAAATGCTCTGCTGCTGTAGGGTGGGTCTGGAGAGCAGTGGTTGTGAATTTGAATGTGTGTACCCTGAGAAACATCCTGGCTTGCACTTTCTCATAGATGGCTGTCAGTGTTTCATCTAGGCCTAGATTCCAGAAATTATATTCACAACTTGGCGTCCCTTTGCTTTTGGAAAGATTATAAAAGTGTGGGCTTTGGGATAGGTTGTGTTCAGGGCTTATAGGACAAGTGCTTGGGAAGACTTAATTAGTAGCCAGGTTGGGGAGAAAGAGGGTCAGAGCAAGGGGTGCTGGAGTTGAGCCTAAAGAAATTCACTGGGAAGGTGACAAGAGAAAGGATGTTCCTGGGAAAGAATGCAGCACATTTAAGTGTCAAGGCCAGAGAGGGTATGTATGTTCAGGAGATGTGTGGAAAGTGAGAAGAAATTGGGATCCATAGTTTTCCAGGGTCTTTGATGGGGGCTGTTGAATGTTCCAGGATACAAACCCTTGACTTTGGTGAGTGATAGTTCTGGGACTTAACATCATTCCCAAAATGAGGAGTACCAATTCTTTGTAtagtttttcttaatatattgtgAGTGAAGCTGCTGAGGTGAATCTTGGACAGGTTTTAAGGTTTTGCTGTCACTTGTTACTATGCACTAGTCTCTTGGATCATGAAATTAACATCTTGTTCTAGAGACCCACCTAGTCACTCTGGAATGGTCAGACACAGATATCAGGATGGTGGGTCAGGCCCTTGTTCGAACAGTGGAGCCCAGGAGTGGAATGGGGTGGCTGTGGGCAGCACAACTCTTAACTGCTGTTTTCCTGCCTGCTTGCAGACCTGCTTCGGATGTTCTTTGATGCGCTGTATGACGAGGATGTGGTGAAAGAGGATGCCTTCTACAGCTGGGAGAGTAGCAAGGACCCTGCTGAGCAACAGGGCAAGGGCGTGGCCCTTAAATCTGTCACAGCCTTCTTCAAGTGGCTTCgtgaggcggaggaggaggagtctG
Protein-coding sequences here:
- the EIF4G1 gene encoding eukaryotic translation initiation factor 4 gamma 1 isoform X1; amino-acid sequence: MNKAPQPTGPPPAPSPGLPQPAFPPGQTAPVVFSTPQATQMNTPSQPRQGGFRSLQHFYPSRAQPPSSAATRVQSAAPARPGPAAHVYPAGSQVMMIPSQISYSASQGAYYIPGQGRSTYVVPTQQYPVQPGAPGFYPSASPTEFGTYAGAYYPAQGVQQFPTGVAPASVLMNQPPQIAPKRERKTIRIRDPNQGGKDITEEIMSGARTASTPTPPQTGGGLEPQANGETPQVAVVVRPDDRSQGAIIGSRPGLPGPEHSPSESQPSSPCPTPSPPPILEPGSEPNLAVLSIPGDTVTTGMIQMSVEESTLMPRETGEPYCLSPEPTPLAEPILEVEVTLSKPIPESEFSSSPLQVPTPSASHKEEILPEPNGMVPSEDLEPEVESSPELAPLPPPACPSESPTPIAPTAQPEELLNGAPSPPAVDLSPVSEPKEQAKEVTASVAPPTVLSATPAMAPPATSPAQEEEMEEEEEEEEEGEAGDAEAQKGGEELLPPESTPVAAHLSQNLEAAATTQVAVSVPKKRRKIKELNKKEAVGDLLDAFKEVSPGVPEVENQPPVGTSPGPEPEGSSGPPRPEEADETWDSKEDKIHNAENIQPGEQKYEYKSDQWKPLNLEEKKRYDREFLLGFQFIFASMQKPEGLPHISDVVLDKANKTPLRPLDPTKLQGINCGPDFIPSFANVGRPALSNRGPPRGGPGGELPRGPQAGLGPRRSQQGPRKEPRKIIATVLMTEDIKLNKAEKAWKPSSKRTAADKDRGEEDADGSKTQDLFRRVRSILNKLTPQMFQQLMKQVTQLAIDTEERLKGVIDLIFEKAISEPNFSVAYANMCRCLMALKVPTTEKPTVTVNFRKLLLNRCQKEFEKDKDDDEVFEKKQKEMDEAATAEERGRLKEELEEARDIARRRSLGNIKFIGELFKLKMLTEAIMHDCVVKLLKNHDEESLECLCRLLTTIGKDLDFEKAKPRMDQYFNQMEKIIKEKKTSSRIRFMLQDVLDLRRSNWVPRRGDQGPKTIDQIHKEAEMEEHWEHVKVQQLMAKGSDKRRGGPPGPPISRGLPLVDDGGWNTVPISKGSRPIDTSRLTKITKPGSIDSNNQLFAPGGRLSWGKGSSGGSGAKPSDAASEAARPATSTLNRFSALQQAVPTESTDSRRVVQRSSLSRERGEKAGDRGDRLERSERGGDRGDRLDRSRTPATKRSFSKEVEERSRERPSQPEGLRKAASLTEDRDRGRDAGKGPGEEGKVKREATLPPVSPPKAALSEEELEKKSKAIIEEYLHLNDMKEAVQCVQELASPSLLFIFVRHGIESTLERSTIAREHMGRLLHQLLSAGHLSTAQYYQGLYEILELAEDMEIDIPHVWLYLAELITPILQEGGVPMGELFREITKPLRPLGKAASLLLEILGLLCKSMGPKKVGMMWREAGLSWKEFLPEGQDVSAFVADQKVEYTLGEESEAPGQRMLSSEELNRQLEKLLKEGSSNQRVFDWIEANLSEQQVASNTLVRALMTTVCYSAIIFETPLRVDVAVLKARAKLLQKYLCDEQKELQALYALQALVVTLEQPANLLRMFFDALYDEDVVKEDAFYSWESSKDPAEQQGKGVALKSVTAFFKWLREAEEEESDHN